The Thermus islandicus DSM 21543 genome contains a region encoding:
- a CDS encoding TAXI family TRAP transporter solute-binding subunit: MRSLALVLLLLGVGVAQKPQVVVGTGGVGGVYFYYGTALAEILSKSGVAQAQAIQSGGSIENLLLLRDRTDPNRNLYYCGTVLPDAALMAFLGEERFQGKPSPVRILFTMYPNYFHVVATEDSGIRVLQDLKGKRVSTEVPGGIIEYEARILMSAAVPGFDPRTYFSKWERVRVAESAQMLSEGTLDAFFWSGGLPTGSLLELSGSLARKGKRLSLVPLPPQSTPVQVLMRRFPGVVDTGVIPRAIYNTRFDTPTVTFWNVFVCPASLPDDLAYAMVKAIFENLPTLHAAVAPARDTTLENAVRSRAGRVPYHEGAVRYFREKGVWR, encoded by the coding sequence ATGCGGTCTTTGGCGCTTGTGCTTTTACTTCTCGGTGTAGGGGTTGCGCAAAAACCTCAGGTGGTCGTCGGAACCGGGGGCGTAGGGGGAGTGTACTTCTACTATGGCACTGCCCTAGCGGAGATCCTTAGTAAGAGCGGGGTTGCCCAGGCCCAGGCCATCCAGTCCGGGGGCTCCATTGAGAACCTGCTGCTTCTCCGGGATCGCACTGACCCTAACCGCAACCTCTACTACTGCGGCACGGTTCTTCCTGACGCCGCCCTCATGGCTTTTTTGGGGGAAGAGCGTTTCCAGGGAAAGCCATCTCCGGTGCGAATCCTCTTCACCATGTATCCGAACTACTTTCATGTGGTCGCTACTGAGGACAGCGGCATCCGAGTCCTCCAAGACCTCAAGGGTAAGCGAGTTTCCACCGAGGTGCCGGGCGGGATTATCGAATATGAAGCCCGCATCTTGATGAGCGCTGCGGTTCCCGGGTTTGATCCCCGTACGTACTTCAGCAAGTGGGAGCGGGTAAGGGTGGCGGAAAGCGCGCAGATGCTTTCGGAGGGGACGCTGGACGCCTTCTTTTGGTCGGGCGGGCTTCCCACAGGGAGCCTTTTGGAGCTTTCCGGAAGCCTTGCCCGTAAGGGCAAGCGCCTCTCCCTTGTGCCGCTTCCCCCTCAGAGCACCCCGGTCCAGGTGCTCATGCGCCGCTTTCCGGGAGTGGTGGACACGGGCGTGATCCCTAGGGCGATCTACAACACCCGTTTTGACACGCCCACCGTGACTTTCTGGAACGTCTTCGTATGCCCTGCGAGCCTCCCCGATGATTTGGCCTACGCCATGGTGAAGGCTATCTTTGAAAATCTGCCCACGCTTCATGCCGCCGTGGCTCCTGCCCGGGATACCACGCTGGAGAATGCAGTCCGCTCCCGAGCAGGCAGGGTACCCTACCACGAGGGGGCGGTGCGCTACTTCCGGGAGAAAGGGGTATGGCGGTAA
- a CDS encoding ABC transporter permease produces the protein MVQRVSRVLSLPWPLLFLTLAVGILVLAPIGILVYQSLLTAPFFAPAKRFALEAYRYVLHDPYFLEALKNSSLIGLGMVGIAVPLGSLFAFLVTKTDLPFARLFELLLLAPIFISAIILGIGFIVAFGPSGVVAGWVESLFGRVPWTIYTLPAIAVIAGLTHVPYVYLYVASTIQNVDASLEEAARVTGARPYQVALSVTLPLVRPALVYSGALMLLLGFELFGLPLVLGDAKGILVVTTYLYRLTAIIGTSAYHLMAAVSVLIVLIAFTLVLLQRYLVGRMEGRYVAIGARGYRTERLPLGRLRYLWALLLAVYLLVAVVLPVLGVVFRSLVTSWGPGVDLREVFTLGHYAEVFQLPNLSRAVTNTLWVATFGGILALAFYLLVALGIQRGKGFGRVLDYLAGLPRAVPGLILGLAFLWIFLFFKPIAPWRNTLFALLLAYTVVWMPYGVRLLTAALLQVGREVEEAARIAGASPTRAFLHGTLPLLKGGILTAWFLLFIQFVREYSTGVYLMTAGTEVLGAQIVALWGTGAVDVIAALSSLQVLIVSGVFLLASRLGVRPQGL, from the coding sequence ATGGTGCAGAGGGTTTCTCGTGTCCTCTCTCTCCCCTGGCCGCTTCTCTTTCTTACCCTGGCGGTTGGGATCCTGGTTCTCGCCCCGATAGGGATCCTGGTCTACCAGAGCCTCCTTACCGCCCCTTTCTTCGCTCCGGCCAAGCGCTTCGCCCTCGAGGCCTACCGCTACGTCCTCCACGATCCCTACTTCCTCGAGGCCCTCAAGAACTCCTCCCTGATCGGCCTGGGGATGGTCGGGATCGCCGTACCCCTGGGGAGCCTCTTCGCCTTCCTGGTCACCAAGACCGACCTCCCCTTCGCCCGGCTCTTTGAGCTCTTGCTTCTCGCCCCCATCTTCATCTCCGCCATCATCCTGGGCATCGGCTTCATCGTGGCCTTCGGGCCCTCGGGGGTCGTTGCCGGCTGGGTGGAATCCCTCTTCGGCCGGGTGCCCTGGACCATCTACACCCTCCCGGCCATCGCCGTGATCGCGGGGCTCACCCACGTGCCCTACGTCTACCTCTACGTGGCGAGCACCATCCAGAACGTGGACGCCTCCCTCGAGGAAGCCGCCAGGGTCACAGGGGCTAGGCCCTACCAGGTGGCCCTTTCCGTCACCCTTCCCCTGGTGCGCCCTGCTTTGGTCTACAGCGGGGCCCTTATGCTTCTTCTCGGCTTTGAGCTGTTCGGCCTCCCCCTGGTCCTGGGGGACGCCAAGGGGATCCTGGTGGTCACCACCTACCTCTACCGTCTCACCGCCATCATCGGAACCTCGGCCTACCACCTCATGGCGGCGGTGAGCGTCCTCATCGTCCTCATCGCCTTCACCCTGGTGCTCCTGCAGCGCTACCTGGTGGGGCGCATGGAGGGGCGGTACGTGGCCATCGGGGCCCGGGGGTACCGCACCGAGAGGCTCCCCTTGGGGCGGCTTCGCTACCTGTGGGCCCTCCTCCTCGCCGTCTATCTCCTGGTCGCCGTGGTCCTTCCCGTGCTCGGGGTCGTGTTCCGCAGCCTGGTCACGAGCTGGGGTCCGGGTGTGGACCTGCGGGAGGTGTTCACCCTGGGGCACTACGCCGAGGTCTTCCAGCTCCCCAACCTGAGCCGGGCGGTGACCAACACCCTCTGGGTGGCCACCTTCGGGGGCATCCTGGCCCTGGCCTTTTACCTCCTCGTGGCCCTGGGCATCCAGCGGGGCAAGGGCTTTGGGCGCGTGCTGGACTACCTGGCCGGCCTCCCCCGGGCGGTGCCCGGCCTCATCCTGGGGCTCGCCTTCCTTTGGATCTTCCTCTTCTTCAAACCCATCGCTCCCTGGCGCAACACCCTCTTCGCCCTCCTCTTGGCCTACACGGTGGTCTGGATGCCCTACGGGGTGAGGCTCCTCACGGCCGCCCTCCTTCAGGTGGGCCGGGAGGTGGAGGAGGCGGCCAGGATCGCCGGGGCCTCCCCCACCCGGGCCTTCCTCCACGGCACCCTCCCCCTCCTCAAGGGGGGAATCCTCACCGCCTGGTTCCTGCTCTTCATCCAGTTCGTGCGGGAGTACTCCACCGGGGTCTACCTGATGACGGCGGGCACCGAGGTACTGGGGGCCCAGATCGTGGCCCTGTGGGGCACCGGGGCGGTGGACGTCATCGCCGCCCTTTCCAGCCTGCAGGTCCTCATCGTGAGCGGCGTCTTCCTCCTGGCGAGCCGGCTTGGGGTGAGGCCCCAAGGGCTTTGA
- a CDS encoding ABC transporter ATP-binding protein — protein sequence MAHRTPEEQEAATASAEALRVEALEVRLGESLVLKGVDLAVAPGEILALLGPSGSGKTTLLRAVAGLVRPSGGRILLGKEVFFDGRKGVFLPPERRNLGLVFQSYALWPHRTVYENVAYGLRLRKVPEREVRERVLALLDRLGLTGLERRYPGALSGGQQQRVSLARALAYDPKLLLLDEPLSNLDAKLRDQARVWLRETLKATGKAALFVTHDQGEAMAIADRIALLNEGRMEQVGTPEELYRNPKTLFVADFLGNPNVVEVLVVGLEGPLARLELAGFPLRARAMGTLVPGRLAKLVLRPEALRPAGAGEVNALEGALAHSLYLGSHYEHWVRAGDAMLRFSSPLPLGEARVRLAVDPESALVYPG from the coding sequence ATGGCCCACAGAACGCCTGAGGAGCAAGAGGCCGCGACCGCTTCGGCGGAAGCGCTTAGGGTGGAGGCCCTCGAGGTGCGCCTCGGGGAGAGCCTCGTCCTCAAGGGCGTGGACTTGGCCGTAGCGCCCGGGGAGATCCTGGCCCTCCTGGGGCCTTCGGGCTCGGGCAAGACCACCCTCCTCCGGGCGGTGGCGGGGCTGGTGCGCCCCTCCGGGGGGAGGATCCTCCTCGGCAAGGAGGTGTTCTTTGATGGGAGGAAGGGGGTGTTCCTGCCCCCGGAGCGGCGGAACCTGGGCCTCGTCTTCCAGTCCTACGCCCTCTGGCCCCACCGCACCGTCTACGAGAACGTGGCCTACGGTCTAAGGCTCCGGAAGGTGCCGGAAAGGGAGGTGCGGGAGCGGGTGCTTGCCCTTTTGGACCGGTTGGGGCTCACGGGGCTTGAGCGCCGCTACCCGGGAGCCCTCTCCGGGGGGCAGCAGCAGCGGGTTTCCCTGGCGCGGGCCTTGGCCTACGACCCCAAGCTCCTCCTCCTGGACGAGCCCCTTTCCAACCTGGACGCCAAGCTCCGCGACCAAGCCCGCGTGTGGCTTAGGGAAACCCTGAAGGCCACGGGCAAGGCCGCCCTCTTCGTGACCCATGACCAGGGAGAGGCCATGGCCATCGCCGACCGCATCGCCCTCCTGAACGAGGGTCGGATGGAGCAGGTGGGCACCCCGGAGGAGCTTTACCGCAACCCGAAGACCCTCTTCGTGGCGGACTTCCTGGGCAACCCCAACGTGGTGGAAGTCCTGGTGGTGGGCCTCGAGGGACCCCTGGCCCGCCTGGAGCTTGCGGGCTTCCCCTTGCGGGCCCGGGCCATGGGAACCCTGGTCCCGGGAAGGCTCGCCAAGCTCGTCCTTCGGCCCGAGGCCCTGCGCCCGGCGGGAGCAGGAGAGGTGAACGCCTTGGAAGGCGCCCTGGCCCATAGCCTCTACCTGGGAAGCCACTATGAGCATTGGGTGCGGGCCGGGGACGCCATGCTCCGCTTCTCCAGCCCGCTTCCCCTGGGCGAGGCCCGGGTGCGGCTCGCCGTGGACCCGGAATCCGCCCTGGTCTACCCCGGGTAA
- a CDS encoding histidine phosphatase family protein: MANQETLALVLGGRSVPVEAWPEFREIRPGKLKDLPDPERAFREAFRPQSLEERFLGGERYQDFLDRVLAAYRRLLERTWDTLLLVAHGGVIRALLTHALTGRPGFLPLEVHPCGLSVLDLGEEEALLRLHNLTPYDPLPEDRRSTMEALWEAYRP; the protein is encoded by the coding sequence TTGGCTAACCAGGAGACCCTGGCCCTGGTGCTTGGGGGACGGTCCGTGCCCGTGGAGGCCTGGCCCGAGTTCCGGGAGATCCGCCCGGGGAAGCTTAAGGACCTGCCAGATCCGGAGCGGGCCTTCCGGGAGGCCTTCCGGCCCCAAAGCCTAGAGGAGCGCTTCCTGGGAGGGGAGCGGTACCAAGACTTCCTGGACCGCGTCCTCGCCGCCTACCGGCGCCTCCTGGAGCGAACCTGGGACACCCTCCTCCTCGTGGCCCACGGGGGGGTGATCCGGGCCCTCCTCACCCACGCCCTCACCGGCAGGCCCGGCTTCCTGCCCCTCGAGGTCCACCCCTGTGGCCTCTCCGTCCTGGACCTGGGGGAGGAGGAAGCCCTCCTCCGGCTCCACAACCTCACCCCCTACGATCCCCTGCCCGAGGACCGCAGGAGCACCATGGAGGCCCTGTGGGAGGCGTACCGGCCCTGA
- a CDS encoding ABC transporter substrate-binding protein has protein sequence MRQVVVWFLTVTAALALAQQSRPASDPQVVEAARKEGRLIIYSSTDQSSAQALLADFRKLYPFIQLEYNDLGTQAIYDRFVSETAAGAQSADLLWSSAMELQVKLATEGYALPYDSPEAKNWPANARLENLAYGTTLEPEVVVYNKRFLKPEEVPTTREGLARLLQEARMRGRVATWDPERSAVGFTFLKAEYDRFPAFQDLARAFGKAQAGLYSSTGAAFEKVISGEHYLAYGFFGSYALLRQRTVKDLGIAYLTDGTVAIQRVAFINKRAAHPNAAKLFLDYLLSLRGQNLMAYTALIFARRESVVGEATPQALYKAVGGKDKVYAIPVAREILKNLDPTERMRFLTFWRQAVRGQ, from the coding sequence ATGCGGCAAGTGGTTGTTTGGTTTTTGACCGTAACGGCGGCCTTGGCTCTGGCCCAACAGTCCCGGCCCGCCTCAGATCCCCAGGTTGTGGAAGCAGCTAGGAAGGAGGGACGCCTTATCATCTACTCTTCCACGGATCAGTCCAGCGCCCAGGCGCTTCTGGCTGACTTCCGCAAGCTTTACCCTTTTATTCAACTTGAGTACAACGACCTAGGTACCCAGGCCATCTACGACCGCTTTGTAAGCGAAACGGCTGCCGGGGCTCAAAGCGCTGATCTTCTTTGGTCCAGCGCTATGGAGCTCCAGGTAAAGCTGGCCACCGAGGGCTACGCCCTTCCCTATGACTCCCCGGAGGCCAAGAACTGGCCCGCCAACGCCCGCCTGGAGAACCTCGCCTACGGAACCACCCTCGAGCCCGAGGTGGTGGTCTACAACAAGCGCTTCCTCAAGCCCGAGGAGGTACCCACCACGAGGGAAGGCCTCGCGCGGCTTCTCCAGGAAGCGCGGATGCGGGGACGGGTGGCCACCTGGGACCCCGAACGGAGCGCCGTGGGCTTTACCTTCCTCAAGGCGGAGTACGACCGCTTCCCCGCCTTCCAGGACCTGGCCCGGGCCTTTGGCAAGGCCCAAGCCGGCCTCTACTCCTCCACCGGGGCCGCATTTGAGAAGGTCATCTCGGGCGAGCACTACCTGGCCTACGGCTTCTTCGGCTCCTACGCCCTCCTGAGGCAGCGCACGGTGAAGGACCTGGGGATCGCCTACCTTACGGACGGCACGGTCGCCATCCAACGGGTGGCCTTCATCAACAAGCGGGCGGCCCATCCCAACGCCGCCAAGCTCTTCCTGGACTATCTCCTCTCCCTCCGCGGTCAGAACCTCATGGCCTACACCGCCCTCATCTTTGCCCGCCGCGAATCGGTGGTGGGCGAGGCCACACCGCAGGCCCTCTACAAGGCGGTGGGCGGCAAGGACAAGGTGTACGCCATCCCGGTTGCCAGGGAGATTCTCAAGAACCTGGACCCCACGGAGAGGATGCGCTTCCTTACTTTCTGGCGGCAGGCCGTCCGGGGCCAGTAG